The stretch of DNA TCATCAAGAATTCAATAATGAAATTGAGCTTGCTATAGCATACTTTTCTGAAAATTTGAAACCTAATAAAGTGATTTTTAATAAAACCAGACATTCAATCAATATTTGCTACACAATAAATGATATTGAATACGAAGGTACTTATATTAGTATTCAGATAACTATTAAAGAAAAAACAATTGGTGTAATTGATTGTTTTCTAGATAATAAAAAAATATTTATGGAACTATCTTATACATCCGTATAACTTTTTAAAAAATAAAATATGAATAAATTTAAATTAAATAAAATAATCATTCTTATATTTTTTCTATTCAATATATCTACTTTTTCTCAAACAAGAATTGAAATGGAAGAAGTTAATGGTGTATACATGATACCATGTAAGGTAAACGGTCTTCCTTTAAAATTCATTTTTGATACAGGAGCTTCAGATGTGACCATTTCAAAAACCGAAGCCTTATTTATGATTAAAAATGGTTATTTAAGAAACGAAGATATTGGTGACAAAGAATATTATACTTTAGCAAATGGTAATACTGTTGAAGGCATCGTAATAAATTTAAAAGAAATTGAAATTGGAGGTGTTAAAATTGAAAATATAAAAGCTTCAGTAGTTCTTGAACAAAAAGCCCCTTTATTATTAGGGCAATCTGCTTTACAAAAGCTAGGAACCTATAAAATTATAGGCAGTACTTTTGTTTTAGAAGATTATTCTTCTAATACAGTTTTATCAATTTTAGATAAAAAAAATGGTTTTAAAACTCTAAAACTTGGTACTAAATTCAACGAACTTCCTTATTTTTTTAAAACAGCTGAGTTTGCTGTAAATAAAAAAGAAAAT from Flavobacterium haoranii encodes:
- a CDS encoding retropepsin-like aspartic protease family protein; its protein translation is MNKFKLNKIIILIFFLFNISTFSQTRIEMEEVNGVYMIPCKVNGLPLKFIFDTGASDVTISKTEALFMIKNGYLRNEDIGDKEYYTLANGNTVEGIVINLKEIEIGGVKIENIKASVVLEQKAPLLLGQSALQKLGTYKIIGSTFVLEDYSSNTVLSILDKKNGFKTLKLGTKFNELPYFFKTAEFAVNKKENLAIGIIKDAPDEFKTIFDIKMDFLVVTIDLDTKTLNGIQLLKVYSTIIEDDKTVLPSVEDYKYLNYMYYRVLGVKPSFFKQDFLDSKKIASTEGGYSYWKGENVLLSVGNELSEVKLTKDYKPASIFNLKITYTKNENQSLDSLFDKF